The following coding sequences lie in one Schistosoma mansoni strain Puerto Rico chromosome 3, complete genome genomic window:
- a CDS encoding putative tetratricopeptide repeat protein 8,tpr8: MACWLLNMRAITEDIIGDDEFYTEFNLFDVAFRDQNVIDNRCLCFSPHNSKLATSSLSRAIRPSNLISRPLTGVYNTNSTETYTNSIETVIRNTSRPITAHYNKCQRKRTTAQLSSEPVHISRLNLVKYTRNLEVACSLFEYLFYVAKEYLSKLQLNHLSYNEPVEVNWWWYLQQARCLYW; the protein is encoded by the exons ATGGCATGTTGGCTTTTGAATATGAGAGCAATCACGGAGGATATTATTGGTGACGACGAGTTTTACACGGAGTTTAACCTTTTTGATGTTGCGTTCCGTGATCAAAATGTTATCGACAATCGTTGTCTTTGTTTTTCACCACATAATTCCAAACTAGCTACTAGTAGTTTAAGTCGGGCTATACG TCCATCAAATCTAATCAGTCGTCCATTAACAGGTGTTTATAATACAAACAGTACTGAGACATATACAAATTCCATCGAAACAGTTATTCGTAACACTTCAAGACCTATAACTGCTCATTATAACAAATGCCAAAGAAAAAGAACC ACCGCTCAGTTAAGCAGCGAACCCGTTCATATAAGTCGTTTGAATTTGGTGAAGTATACTCGAAATTTAGAAGTAGCATGTTCATTATTCGAATATTTATTCTATGTTGCTAAAGAATATC TATCGAAATTACAGTTGAATCACTTATCGTATAACGAACCTGTTGAGGTAAATTGGTGGTGGTATTTACAGCAAGCACGTTGTTTATATTGGTGA